The Fusarium keratoplasticum isolate Fu6.1 chromosome 8, whole genome shotgun sequence genome includes a region encoding these proteins:
- a CDS encoding SnoaL-like domain-containing protein — protein MAISDKARLTISRWTDGWSASDQSDWVKLHTSDVVYTDHAFQISRTGHKGLKSHTGIWKNSLPDFAVKEEHIWLEESLPDNKSRLVFKTVNTGIFVNDLPGIKATGRPFWFPGVVELIVRNEDGLIEKIEEWYTFKFHSLASIDEYDHRDQ, from the exons ATGG CTATCTCGGACAAGGCCAGATTGACCATCTCCCGGTGGACTGACGGATGGTCGGCGTCCGATCAGTCAGACTGGGTCAAGTTGCACACTAGTGATGTGGTGTATACTGACCACGCTTTCCAAATCAGTCGAACTGGCCACAAAGGACTCAAAAGCCATACTGGAATCTGGAAAAACTCTCTTCCAGACTTTGCTGTTAAGGAAGAACACATTTGGCTGGAAGAGTCGCTGCCTGACAACAAGAGTCGGCTCGTCTTCAAGACGGTGAACACGGGCATCTTTGTTAATGACCTTCCTGGAATCAAGGCAACTGGGCGGCCTTTTTGGTTCCCAGGCGTGGTTGAACTGATTGTCCGCAACGAAGATGGATTGATTGAGAAGATTGAGGAATGGTACACCTTCAAGTTCCATAGCTTGGCTTCGATTGATGAGTATGACCACAGGGATCAGTAG